A window of Chloroflexota bacterium genomic DNA:
GATCGGCGCTCCCCGCGCGCACCATCGAGGTCCGACGATGGATCCGCAGGCCGCTCGGCCCGATCGACGGGATCCTGTTCGTGACAGACGACCACCAGGCGAGCACTCGTCACCGCGTGCCGGGAGCGCAGGGCGCGGCCGAGCGCGGGCCGCACCCGGAGCCCGCACACGTCTGGACAGCCGGTCCTCACGCGACCGCCTGACAGCAACGCGGGGACCAACGCCCGCCTGAGGACCAGATGTCAGGATCCGAGTCGCTGGCCGCACACCGTGATGCGCGCCGCGTCGCGGGTGGCCAAGAGCGACCTCAGATCGCGAGTCGTGGGTGGCGACGGCGACCAGGCGGCGCCTTGCCCCTTGCGCCCGCCCTGCGGCGCCGCCCGCCGGCCGGCCGCCCGCCGCCGGCCACCTCAACGTGCCCGCCAGGGGTCAGACCTCCTTGAACTCGCCCTCGACCGTCTCCTCGCCAGCCGGATGTGAGCCGGTACCGCCGGCAGGATGTGCGCCGGCACCGGCACCTGCGGTCCCTCCGGCCTCGCCGCCCGACGTCTCATCGCCGGCCGAGGCGCCGTTCGCGGACGCGTCCGAGGCGGCTGCCTGGTACGCCTTCGTCGAGACCTGGGTGAGCGCCTCGGCGAGGGACGCGGCTCCCTTCGACACGGCCTCGAGGTCCGAGCCCTTCAGCGCCTCCCGAAGGGACGCCACCTTGCTCTCGACGTCCGCGCGGTCCTCGGCCGCGACCTTGTCGCCGAGATCCTTCAGGGTCCGTTCCGCCTGGTAGGTGAGCTGCTCGGCCTGGTTCCGCGTCTCGACCTCCTCGCGGCGAGACCGATCCTCGGCGGCATGATCGGCCGCCTCGCGGACCATCTTGTCGACGTCGTCCTTGGAGAGCATGGAGGAGGCCGTGATCCGGACCTGCTTCTCCTTGGAGGTCGCCCGGTCCTTCGCCTTGACGTCGAGGATGCCGTTCGCATCGATGTCGAATGTCACCTCGATCTGGGGGACGCCGCGGGGCGCCGGCGGGATCCCGTCGAGGATGAACCGGCCGAGGGTCTTGTTGTCCGTGGCGAACTCGCGCTCGCCCTGGAGGACGTGGATGTCCACCTGGCCCTGGTTGTCCGACGCCGTCGAGAAGACCTGCGACTTCGAGGTCGGGATCGTCGTGTTCCGGTCGATGAGCCGGGACATCACACCACCGAGCGTCTCGATGCCGAGCGACAGCGGCGTGACGTCGAGCAGGAGCACGTCCTTGACGTCGCCCGCGAGGACCCCGGCCTGGATCGCCGCGCCGACCGCGACGACCTCGTCCGGATTGACGCCCTTGTGCGGCTCCTTGCCGCCGAACATCGCCTTCACGGCGTCGACCACGGACGGCATCCGGGTCATCCCGCCGACGAGGATCACCTCGTCGATTTCCGACGGCTTGAGTCCGGCGTCCTTGAGGGCGGAGGTGACCGGCCCGCGGGTCTTCTCGATGAGGTCGCCGACGAGGTCCTCGAGCTTCGCCCGGCTGAGGGTCACGACGAGGTGCTTCGGGCCGCTCGCGTCGGCGGTGACGTACGGCAGGTTGATCTCCGTCGAGAGCGTCGTCGACAGCTCGATCTTCGCCTTCTCGGCCGCCTCCTTGAGGCGCTGGACCGCCTGGGCGTCCTTCGAGAGGTCGATGCCCTGATCCTTCTTGAACTCGGCGAGGAGCCAGTCGATCACCCGCTGGTCGAAGTCGTCGCCACCGAGGTGCGTGTCGCCGTTCGTCGCCTTGACCTCGAAGACGCCCTCGCCGAGCTCGAGGATGCTGATGTCGAACGTGCCGCCGCCGAGGTCGTAGACGGCGATCTTCTCGTCGTGCTTCTTGTCGAGGCCGTAGGCGAGAGCCGAGGCCGTCGGCTCGTTGATGATCCGCTTCACATCGAGGCCGGCGATCTTGCCCGCGTCCTTCGTCGCCTGGCGCTGGGTGTCGTCGAAGTAGGCGGGGACGGTGATGACCGCCTCGGTCACCTTCTCGCCGAGGTACGCCTCCGCGTCCGCCCGGAGCTTCTGCAGGATCATCGCGCTGATCTCGGGCGGCGTGTACGCCGAGCCGTCGGCGAGGACCACCTTGACCCCGTCGTTCTTGGCGTCCTTCTCGACCTTGTAGGGGACGAACTCCTTCGAGCGCTTCGTCTCCGGGTCGTCCCAGCGGCGGCCCATGAATCGCTTGATCGAATAGACGGTGTTGACCGGGTTCGTCACCGCCTGCCGTTTCGCGAGCTGGCCGACGAGACGCTCGCCGGTCTTCGTGAAGGCGACGACGGACGGGATGGTCCGGCCGCCCTCGGCGGAGGCGATGACCGAGGGCTCGCCGCCCTCCATGACGGCGACGACCGAGTTCGTCGTGCCGAGGTCGATGCCGATGATCTTGCCCATGTCGTTGACTACTCCTGATCGGTCGCGGTGTCCGCGTGGTTCGGATGGTTCGGATGGTTCGATGGTTCGGCGTCGCCGGCGGATCCGGTGGATGCATGACCGTCCGCTCCGTCGCTCACGGCGACGAGGGCCGGCCGCAGGACACGGTCCGCGACCCAGTAGCCGCGGGCGAACTCGCCGACGATCTCATCGGCCGGACGTCCGCTGCCGGCGACATGACTGAGCGCCTGGTGGAGGCGCGGGTCGAAGCGGTCGCCGATTGAGGGCTCCATCGGACGGACGCCATCCCACTCGAGGAGTGCGCGGAGCTTGCGGTCGATCGCGGCGATCCCCTCCGCCCACGGATCGTCGGCAAGGGTCGACGGGCGAGCCTCGATGGCGCGGTCGAAATCGTCGAGCGCGTCGAGGATCCGCAGGCGGAGCGAATCCGCCGCCCGGCTGGCCGCGGCCGCGCCGTCCTGTTCCGTGCGGCGCCGGAAGTTGACGAACTCGGCGCGCTCGCGCTGCAGCCCCGCGAGGTACTCGGCCGCCTGGGCGCGGGCTTCCTCGCGTTCCGCCGTGAGCCCCTCGATGTCGGCGAGGAGCTTCGTCGGGGAGACGTCGATCTCCGCCGCCCGCTCCTCCGCCCTCGTGCGCCGGGGCATCCTCGGTCCGTCGTGTCGTTCACGGTCCATCGCGCCGTCCGCTCAGGCGTACAGGTGATCGACGAGCTCGTTCATGAGCGCCGACACGAAGCGGACCGTCCCGATCGCGTGCGGGTAGCTCATCCGAGTCGGTCCGAGGACACCGACCACGCCGACCGCGCGCCCCGGCCGGCCATACGGCGCGAGGACGAGCGACACGTCGCTCATCTCCGGACTGCCGTTCTCGCCGCCGATGAAGACCTGGACGCGGCCCGAGCCGGCGACGGTGCCGAGGAGCTCGCCGAGGTAGACGTGGTTCTCAAGGGCCGAGAAGACGCGCCGGAGCTTGTCGCTCTGCGCGAATTCGGGGGCCTCCATGACGTTGAGGAGGCCATCGCTGAAGAGCTCCTCGATGACCGCCGTATCGAACTCTCGCATCGTCCGGGCGATCCGTTCGGCGACCTTGCGCACGAGCACATTGGCCGGATCCATCGCCGAGAAGCGCTCGAGGGTGGCATCGATCTGGCGGGCCGTGCGGTCCGCGAACAGGCGGTTCAGGCGCTCCGCCGCGTCCGACAGGGTGCCCTGATCCACGGGGTCGTCGAGGTTGAGGAGGATCTGCTTCACCGTCCCCTCGCGAAGGACGAGGATGAGGCTCGCCAGTCGCTCCTGGATGGAGACGAGGTCCACCCGCCGGACGCGCGACGAGCGCGGCTTGGCAGGGGTGGCGAGCCCGGCCGCCTTGGTGAGTCCGGCCAGTGTCGTCGCAGCGAGGCGGAACCAGTGCTCGCTCGCGAACTCGATCTGTCCGAACTGATGGCGGATCATGAGCTGCTCGACCTGGGTGAGCGGCGGCGACTCGACGAGCGATTCGACGTAGTAGCGATACCCGAGGTCGGTCGGGATGCGCCCGGCGCTCGTGTGCGGCTGGCTGAGAAAGCCCGCGGTCTCGAGGTCGGAGAGGATCGAGCGGACGGTCGCGCTCGACACGCCGAGCCCGTACCGCTCGACGAGCGCGATGCTGCCGACCGGTGCGGCGGTCGTGACATATTCCTCGATGACGGCCCGGAGGATCGCCTGCTCGCGGAGGTCCAGCGGGCCATTGGTGCGACGGACGCGACGCGCCACGGCTCGGCTCCTCGGGGAGTTAGCACTCTCACGTCGTGAGTGCTAACGATTGCTCGGGGCATCGTAGCAGTCCGGCCCGGACGGTGTCAACGCTCGGGCTCGTCTCTGTGGACGGGCTCGTCTCTCTCGGGCTCGGCCCGCGCCGTGTATGCGCTCGGCGCGCGGCGGGTATGCACGGGGTGCGTACGTGGCGTGGGTGGCCGATCGAGAGGGCGTCTCCCGCGCCGGATACGCGCGGGTTGCGTACTTGGCGTGGCGAGCGACGTGGCAGACCCCATGATGACCGTCCGCCGTGCGAGGGGCTCGGTCCTGGTCTCGTGTCCTGCGCTTCACCACGCACCCGGCGCGTACGTGACGCGCAGGAGTGACTGAAGCCGGCGCGGCGGCGCGAATCCGCACCGGGAATTCCGCACCGGGAATTCCGCACCGGGATTGTGGCGGGCCGGGTCCGAGGGGGCGTCGTCAGATGAGGCGGGCGAAGAGCTCGTTCGAGAGGAGGCGCCCGCGCGTCGTGAGTCGGAGACGCTCGCCGGCCTCGCCCGCCTCCTCGGCGGCCGCGGCGACTTCGATGAGCTCGGCCGCGAGGGCCCAGCCGGCGATCGCGTCGAGCGGCGGCTCGTGCATCGCCGAGATGGGGATGCCGCGCGATGTCCGGAGGCCGAGGATGATCCGCTCGCTCGCGGCGGTCGCCGCATCGAGCCGCTCCGCACCGCCGGGCGGAAGCTGCGGCGCTCCATCGGCGGGCCGGAGCGACCCGATGTAGCGGTCCAGGCGGGCCGCGTTCCACCGTCGTTCGACGCCATCGAACGCGTGCGCGCCGGGGCCCACGGCCTCGTACGGCCGCCGTTCCCAGTAGGCGAGGTTGTGCCGGCTCTCGTGGCCCGCTCGGGCCCAGTTGCTGATCTCGTAGCCGTGCCAACCCTGCTCGGCGAGCCTGACCACGGTGTGGTGATACATCGCGGCAGCCCGGTCCTCGTCCTGCCAGGGCCGTGCCGCGTCCCGCCAGCGCCGGGCACCGGGACTGGTCACGAGGTGATCGCCGTCCGCACCGGTCAGGCCCTCGGCGTCGGGATCGTCGAGGGTGAGGGCGTACGCGGAGAGGTGGTCGGGTTCGAG
This region includes:
- a CDS encoding nucleotide exchange factor GrpE, which translates into the protein MPRRTRAEERAAEIDVSPTKLLADIEGLTAEREEARAQAAEYLAGLQRERAEFVNFRRRTEQDGAAAASRAADSLRLRILDALDDFDRAIEARPSTLADDPWAEGIAAIDRKLRALLEWDGVRPMEPSIGDRFDPRLHQALSHVAGSGRPADEIVGEFARGYWVADRVLRPALVAVSDGADGHASTGSAGDAEPSNHPNHPNHADTATDQE
- a CDS encoding coproporphyrinogen III oxidase family protein; translation: MADSHGDPSANAVAGPVADPPVALYLHFPFCVSLCPYCDFVVVAGAAARGPRNRIAVFVDALRTEIDLRADVADGRFGPPGTPTRPPLATLYLGGGTPSLVAADEIAGLVDLVRARFGLAAGAEVTLEANPGPDDRGDPAAQRAAGVTRLSFGAQSLDEAELRRLGRRHRAGDVATAVATARAAGIGSVNLDLLYDVPGQSVVSWMTTLDAALELEPDHLSAYALTLDDPDAEGLTGADGDHLVTSPGARRWRDAARPWQDEDRAAAMYHHTVVRLAEQGWHGYEISNWARAGHESRHNLAYWERRPYEAVGPGAHAFDGVERRWNAARLDRYIGSLRPADGAPQLPPGGAERLDAATAASERIILGLRTSRGIPISAMHEPPLDAIAGWALAAELIEVAAAAEEAGEAGERLRLTTRGRLLSNELFARLI
- the hrcA gene encoding heat-inducible transcription repressor HrcA — protein: MARRVRRTNGPLDLREQAILRAVIEEYVTTAAPVGSIALVERYGLGVSSATVRSILSDLETAGFLSQPHTSAGRIPTDLGYRYYVESLVESPPLTQVEQLMIRHQFGQIEFASEHWFRLAATTLAGLTKAAGLATPAKPRSSRVRRVDLVSIQERLASLILVLREGTVKQILLNLDDPVDQGTLSDAAERLNRLFADRTARQIDATLERFSAMDPANVLVRKVAERIARTMREFDTAVIEELFSDGLLNVMEAPEFAQSDKLRRVFSALENHVYLGELLGTVAGSGRVQVFIGGENGSPEMSDVSLVLAPYGRPGRAVGVVGVLGPTRMSYPHAIGTVRFVSALMNELVDHLYA
- the dnaK gene encoding molecular chaperone DnaK — translated: MGKIIGIDLGTTNSVVAVMEGGEPSVIASAEGGRTIPSVVAFTKTGERLVGQLAKRQAVTNPVNTVYSIKRFMGRRWDDPETKRSKEFVPYKVEKDAKNDGVKVVLADGSAYTPPEISAMILQKLRADAEAYLGEKVTEAVITVPAYFDDTQRQATKDAGKIAGLDVKRIINEPTASALAYGLDKKHDEKIAVYDLGGGTFDISILELGEGVFEVKATNGDTHLGGDDFDQRVIDWLLAEFKKDQGIDLSKDAQAVQRLKEAAEKAKIELSTTLSTEINLPYVTADASGPKHLVVTLSRAKLEDLVGDLIEKTRGPVTSALKDAGLKPSEIDEVILVGGMTRMPSVVDAVKAMFGGKEPHKGVNPDEVVAVGAAIQAGVLAGDVKDVLLLDVTPLSLGIETLGGVMSRLIDRNTTIPTSKSQVFSTASDNQGQVDIHVLQGEREFATDNKTLGRFILDGIPPAPRGVPQIEVTFDIDANGILDVKAKDRATSKEKQVRITASSMLSKDDVDKMVREAADHAAEDRSRREEVETRNQAEQLTYQAERTLKDLGDKVAAEDRADVESKVASLREALKGSDLEAVSKGAASLAEALTQVSTKAYQAAASDASANGASAGDETSGGEAGGTAGAGAGAHPAGGTGSHPAGEETVEGEFKEV